TGTGAGCGGAAGCACGCGGGGACAGTTCGAGGCGATTCGACAAGCCGCTCGTCGCTTCCTTGAGTTGATGCGTCCGGAGGACAAGGTGGCCCTGCTCCTTTTCGCGCGAGATGTGGAGGTCGTCGCTGCGCTCACCTCCGATCGCGATCAGGTCAAGCGCGCGCTCGACACGGTCGTCCCACCGCTTGGGAGCACGGCGCTTTACGATGCCATCGGCTATGCGCTCGCGGAAGTGCTCGGCCCGGTTCGCGGCCAACGCAATGCGCTCGTCGTCCTCACGGATGGACGGGATAGCTCGTTCGCGTATCAAGGCACCCCCTTGTGGAACGATCCCCTGCGGCGTCCCGGCTCCTTCCTCCGATTCGAGGATCTCGTGCTTGGCGTTCTGCAGTCGGATGCCCTGATCTATCCCATCATGTTCGAGAACGAAGCGGAGCTGGCGGCGGCGCTCAGCGAGTCCGGGCGCGAGCAAGTGCGCGTGGGCACGCGCGTCGCCGAAGAGCAGTTGCGCCGGTTGGCCGATCTCTCCGGCGGGCGCTTCTACCGCGTCCGAAGTTTGGATCAACTCGAGGGCGTCTACGAGCAAATCGCGGCGGATCTGCGCACGATTTACAGTCTCGCCTACATGCCGACGCGCGTCGAACGGGACGGGAGTTGGCGACAAATCGAAGTTCGCGTCGCTCGTCGCGGGGCGCGAGTGCGCACGCGCCCGGGATACTTCGCGCGCTGAAGCCCGTTTCAGAGGGGCTCGAAGCGCGCGGTGAAATGGCGCAAGAACGGCGCTTGCCACACGATGCGATAGCCGCGGATCGTCTCGCGCCGTTTGTAGACCTCCAGGATCGCCTCGATCACGTAGTCAATGTGACTCTGCGTGTAGACGCGGCGAGGGATCGCCAACCGCACCAGCTCCATCGGTGCCGGGATCTCCTCCCCCGTCTTCGGATCAGGCTTGCCGAACATGACCGAGCCGATCTCGACCGAGCGAATCCCGGCCTCACGATAGAGCTCGACAGCGAGCGCTTGCGCGGGATATTGTGAGGGAGGAATGTGCGGGAGCATCGCCCCAGCATCAATGTAGATGGCGTGACCGCCCGGCGGCTGCACGATCGGAACGCCGGCCTCGGCGATGTGTCGCCCCAAGTAGCGCGTCGAAGCGAAACGATATTGCAGATAGTCCTCATCGAGGACCTCTTGCAACCCCACGGCAATCGCCTCCAGGTCGCGGCCGGCTAAACCCCCGTATGTGGGAAATCCCTCAGTCAGGATGAGCAAATCCTTCTCTTGCTGCGCCAGCCGATCGTCGTTCGTGCACAGGAATCCGCCGATGTTGGCCAGCCCATCTTTTTTCGCGGACATCGTGCAGCCATCCGCATAGGAGAACATCTCGCGGGCGATCTCTCGAACCGACTTCTCGGCATACCCTTCTTCGCGGAGCTTGATGAAATAGGCGTTCTCGGCGAAGCGGCAGGCGTCCAGATAGAGCGGAATGCCATACTCGGCGCAGATGGCTTTCACCTCGCGAATATTGGCCATGGAGACGGGCTGCCCCCCACCGGAATTGTTCGTCACCGTGAGCATGACCAGCGGGATGCGCTCCGGCCCGACGCGCCGAATCAGCGCGCGCAGCGCGTCCGTGTCCATGTTCCCCTTGAAGGGGTGATAGACCGAGGGCTTATAGAATTCGGGGATCGGCAGATCCACGGCCTCGGCTCCGACGTATTCGATATTCGCCCGCGTCGTGTCGAAATGCGTGTTGCTCGGCACGACGTGCCCGGGCCGACACATGATGGAGAAGAGGATGCGCTCAGCCGCCCGTCCCTGATGCGTGGGGATGACGTGCTTGAACCCAAAGATGTCGCGGACGACGGCCTCGAAACGATAAAAACTCGCGCTCCCGGCATACGACTCATCTCCTCGCATCATGGCCGCCCACTGCTCGGAGCTCATCGCCGCCGTGCCGCTGTCGGTCAAAAGGTCTATGATGACGTGCTCCGACTTGATCAAAAAGAGGTTGTAGCCGGCCTCACGCAAGTATTGCTCCCGCTCTTCGCGCGTCGTCATGCGGATGGGCTCGACGACCTTGATCCGAAATGGTTCAATGATGGTCTTCATAGGCACTCCTCGGGCGAAGGACACCCTCCAATGGGCTGAGGGTCCGAGCGGACGGCGCGTCACTCCTCGGACCCAATACGGCTCTTCAACATCTCCGTCGCTTCCGCGCGAGGGAGCTTCACGCTGGCGATGATGTTGCGCCCTTGCTGCGTGATGATCAAGCGCGAGAGAATGGCCACCGCTTGAGGATCCAATTTCCCCGCATTCAAGCGCGTGAGCAGGAGCAATCCGTTCAACTGACTGACGAGCTGAGCAGCTCCCGCCTCCGACGGCGAGACGATGATGAAGCGCAATTCGGTCGTCTCCGCGATGACGAGCTTCACGGTCACCGACTGAGCGCTCACAAGCGGCGTCAGAATACGCGCGCGACTCGCCTCCTCAACGATCATCAACGCGGCGGCATCCACCTGCGGGATACCCGAAGGCTCCACAAGCGCGATGTCCGCCAGCGTGCCATCCTTCTGCACGCGGAAGGAGACAGCGACGCTGATGTCCTGGAACGCGAGACGTCCCTCTTGCTTGGCGCGATAGATCTCGACGATAGCGTCGCGGATCGGCCCGATATTCAGCTTCCGCGCTTCGTCCTTGACCCGTTGCTCCAGTTCCTCCCACGTCTTCGGCAGATTGAGCGCGGCTTCGTTCGCTTGCGCCATCTGCTCCATGTGCTCGCGCAAGCGACGCTCCGCCTCCTGACGCCGTCGCCGTTCCTCGGCGCGGCGCTTCGCTTCCTCATCCGAGGACGAAACCAAGAGTCCGGGCGGATAGTAGAGCGGGGCCAGAAGAAGCGTGCGATCCGAGAGCCGTATTCCTTGCCAGCGCCCTGGCTCGCTCACGATGGCTAATCCTATCAAACTCCTCCAGGATGAGAGCGTGCGATATGAATCATAGAGGGTGTAGCCGAAGAGCGAGCCATGCAACAGGATGGTCAGCACGATGCCGATTCGCACGTATCGCCGATCCGGTCGGATGCGCTGTTCCAAAAGGCACGGGAACTCTCCCGGAACGCGCTCATTCGCGTGCGTTCGCCGGACATCAGCCGTGATCTCCCGAAGCTCCTTCATCTCCCCCACGGAGAGCCTCAGACCCGATCGGGTGCTATGTTCAGGCGTCGCCGCATCGCGGCCAACGTCGTTTCCCTCAAACGCAACAGCCGCGCCGCGCGGCGCTGATTCCCTCCAGTCCGTCGCAGTGCTTCCACGATCAGTCCCCGCTCGAACTCTTCCACCAGCTCGTAGAAGTCGATCCCCTCCTCTGGGAAGGGAACCTTGGGGACACGCGGCGCCGGACGTCCGATCGGTTCTGGCAAGTGTGCGATATCGATGGGTGGAGGGACCGTTCGACGCACAGCGACTTCCAGGACACGCTGCAGCTCATCCACGTTCTCCGGCCAGGCATAACGCACGAGCGCCTGAAGCGCTTCATCCGTCAGCGTGCGCTTCTCCTTCTGCTGTCGTTGGCAAATGCGCTCCACGAAGTAGTCCACGAAATAGGGAATGTCTTCCGGACGAGCGCGCAACGGCTCGATCCCCAAGTGAGCCTCTCGCACCAATTGATAGAGGTCCTCGACGAGCAACCCCTTGCGTCGCAACTGCTCCGGCGTCCATTGGCTGCCGAAGATGAAACGAGGTCCCGAAGCGGCGCCTTCCGCTTCAGCCGCCTGTTGCTCGTGAAGGAATGCCGCGAGGCGATATTGAAGCGGAAGGGGGACGAGCGACGCCTCCGTGATATAAACCGTCCCTGCGCCCAATAGCGACGTCACGCCACGACCGATCGGCTCGACCTCTCCTTCGATCCATCCCGAATCGCCGAAGAGCAACCCGGAGATTGCGCTCGCGGGGACATGCGCCGTGTCCACCAAGACGAATGGCGCCATCGCCCAGGGGCTGCTGTAATGCACCGTCTGCGCGAGCATCTGCTTGCCCACGCCCCGCTCTCCGGAGAGAAAGAGCGGATGCCGCATGCCCGCGAAAGTCCGAACGAACGTGCGACGCATCTCCGCCCCTCGACTGATCCCGATGATATTCTCGATCCGATATCGCGCGCGCAGCTCGTCGCTCAGGCGGGTCGCCGTCTCCTGCAAGGCCACCAATTCCAACCGATCGCGCACAGCTTGAAGCAGCTCCTCGGGATGGACCGGCTTGAGCACGTAGCGACCGAAGGTCATCCCCATGACCCACGCCCCTTGCTCCCGCATCCCCTCGGGAATGAGGGCAATGACCTTCTGCGGCTCGATCCGCGCGAGCGTTCCCCCAAGAGGCGAGAGATCCCGCTCCACATCCACAACCACGAGTTGGAACGTCTTGCTCTCGATGGGCAAGCTCTCCAACTGCAAGAAATCGGCCGTCGTCACCTGGCATCCGAGCCGCTCGATCACACGCCCGAGTTCGGCCTGACGGTTTGCCGTCCCGGCGACGACCAAGACCGACATCTCTCGGATCCGGCGCGAGGCCTCAACCGGCGCGATGCTCATGCATGTTCGTTCGTTCGACATCGTCATCCTCCTGCACTTCGATCTCCACTCGCTCATTACGCTTCGGCGGGAGAGCGAGTTGCAAAAGTGTTCCCGTGCGATGGTCCGCATCTTCGCACTATTAAGGGAATTTATCACGCGCCGGCCTTTTTGTAAAACTCGGTGAGCACATCGCTCAACCGCTCCGGAGTTTCGAGCATGGGGAAATGGGCCGGAGACGCCATCGTCACGAGCCGTCCGGCGTGAATCCGCTCGAAGAGCCAGCGCGCTGTCTCGACCGAGGACCAGCCGTCTTGGCGACAGGCCACCAGCAGAATAGGGCGCGCGCATTCGAAGAGGGCGGCGCAGAATCGGCGCAAAGTGATCTCCTCCGTCGCCGAGTGCACCATCTCCCAAGCAGCGCGCACGTCCACCTGCAGAAGATCTTCGGCGAGGATGCGTCGATACGCCTTCGGGAGCCGACCCAAGGCATATCCTCGAAAGAGGAGGGAGCGGACAAGCGGCACGGCGGCGAGCTGTCGCAACAGCAGCAGCAACTGCGCCGACGCGATGTATTTCTCCACGCGCGGAGAGAGCGTCGGTCCCAACATCGGATTGAGGAGCGTCAGCGTGCGCACATTCTGTGGATGGAGATGGAGAGATAACACCGCCGGGATCGCACCGAGTGCATGGGCGATCACATGCACCTCGCCCAGATCAAGCGCCGTGATCAACTCGTGTATGTCCTCGGCGTGAGCTTCAACGTCGTGAGCGGCCGTCTGCGCAAAGGATCGGCTACGCCCGATGCCGCGCGGATCGAACGCGACAACAGTATAGGAGCGCGCCAACTGATCGGCCAATGGTTCCCAATACCGATGGGAGAACGGCCAATCGTTGACGAGGACTAGCGGCGGTCCCGTCCCCACACGGCGGTAATACAGTTCGCCCTCAGGAATTCGAACGAACGGCATCTCTCGATCCCCTCGGCCGAGCGCCGGTGGCGAGCGCGCGCCCGATTCTCCCCACCCCCGCGAGGGCTCGTCATCCTCGAGCCTTTCATGAAGCGATAGCCGTTCGAATCGCCTTCATTCGATGGGCCGCTTGAAGGTGAACTTGACGTACCGGCTGATCGAGGTGATCTCGATGTTCTTTTGCGAGCGATGGACGACGAACCCATCCACGTACACGCCGACCAATTCCCACCCTTCCTCTCCCAGCTTATTCAATCCGGCATCCACGTTCTCGTCCACGAAGTCCTTTCCCGTCACGATGGCCCCGAGCTTTCTCAGCTCGCCCCAATCCAGCGTCTTATATTGCCACTTCCTCATCTCCCCCTCTCCTCCACTCTTCCCTGACCCGAGGCGCTCAAAGAGCCTCGCCGTCTTCACCAATGCTCACAAGGTGCGAGCGCGCACGCGCGCGGCGATGGCGCGTCCGACATCTTCGGTCGAGAGAGAGCCGCCGAGATCGCGCGTGACCTCACCCGCTTGGATCGTCGCGACGACAGCCCGCTCGATGGCGCGCGCCGCCTCTTCCGCCCCCACATAGTCCAACAGCATCGCCGCCGTGAGGATCGCGCCCATCGGATTGGCCACACCCTTTCCCGCCAACTCCGGCGCCGTCCCGTGCACCGGCTCGAAGAGCGAGATGCGCCCCGGGTGGATGTTCCCCGACGGCGCCAATCCTAAGCCACCGATGAGCGCTGCGCCGAGATCGCTCAGGATGTCCCCGAACATGTTCGTCGTCACGATCACATCGCAGGAAGCCGGATCTTGCACCATTCGTAGCGCCATCGCGTCCACGTATTGGTGCGTCGCCTCGATCTCGGGATAGCGCTCGGCCACTTCCCAAAACACGCGCTGCCACAACCCATGTCCATAGCGCAACACGTTCGATTTGTCCACGAGCGTGACGCGCCGTCGTCGCTGCCGCCGCGCATACTCGAAGGCCGCGACGATGATTCGCTCCGTTCCCCGCCGCGTCGTGATCTCCTCTTGAATGGCCACTTCCTCGAGCGTTCCCTTTTTGAACACGCCGCCGACGTCCACGTACGCGCCCTCGGTGTTCTCCCGCACGATGACGAAATCGATGTCGTCCGGCGTCCGCCCCTTGAGCGGCGTCAGGCGCTCATCCAGCAACTTCACCGGCCGTAAGTTCACAAACAGATCCAACTGCACGCGCAAGCCGAGCAAGATCTCCCGCGCGTGCCGATGGTCCGGAATGCGCGGATCGCCGAAGGCGCCCGCCAAGATTGCGTCATATTCCCGCTGGAGCATCTCGACGGCTCCTTCGGGCAATCCGATCCCTTCGCGCAGATACTTCTCCGCCCCCCAATCGAAATGCGTCATCTCCAGCGCGAGACCGTACGCTTCGGCCGCGGCCTCCAACACACGCACGGCCTCGCGCGTCACCTCGACGCCGATCCCATCCCCCGGAATGACGGCAATACGCGTGACCATCTCACCGTCTCCCCGATGTCGCGAGCGCGGCTTCGATGCGCGGCAGCGCCCGCAGCACCACATCACCCACGATCTTCAAACTCCGCGGGCTCACTTTTTCGAGCGTATCCTCGGCCGTATGCCAATACCGATTCCACAACCCATAGTTGAAGTCAATGAGGTCCACTGCCGGCACGCCCTTCTGCAAGAAGGGGACGTGGTCGTCGTCCACGAACGTCTCGCGATTCGTGAAATGTCGCTCGTAGCCGAGTTCTCGCGCTGTCTCCCAGAAGATGTCTTGAAGCCAACGGGTCGAGTATGCGTCGCGCACGATGTCCAAGTCTTTGTCGCCGATCATATCCAGCAAAATGAGCGCGCGAATTCGAGAGAGCTGCCCGCTCCGCTCCAGCTGCTCCACCATGTACCGGCTCCCATATTTGCCGTCCGTTGGCGACCACGAGACAAACGCCTCCTCCCCATCGAAGAAGACGAACCAGAACGTGTATCGTGGGGTCTCCGGTCGCGCGGCGAGCACGCGCGCCAGCTCCAGGAGCGCTCCCGTGCTGGATCCCCCGTCGTTCGCCCCCACGAAGGAGAAATCGGTGAAGAGCTTCGTATCGTAATGGCTAGCCAGGATGATCACATCTTCGCTCGCGCCGGCGCGCTCGGCGATGAGGTTGAACATGGTCTTCTCCCCAAGCGGCGTCTGCGCCCGAAATTCCTGCACTCGAACGTTCAAGCCGCAGGCCTTCAATTCGGCTACGATGTAAGCGCGCATGCGCGCGTGCGCCTCACTGCCGACAGGCCGCGGCCCCAATTCGACCAACCGGCGGACATGTTCGAACGCGCGCTCGCCGCTGAATTCCGTCGGAGCAGGCGTCGTCGCCGATCGTTCCTGGACCACTGTCGTGGAAGAGGAATTCGTCGAGCAGGCGGCCAGAGACACGATCACTGCGATCAAGAGTTGACGGGTTTTCATCACCTCACCTCGCTCGCGCTGAAAGTCGGCGCACCTTGCGACAAAACTCGCGCGGATCTACGCGATACTTGAACGCCTTGATCCCACCGATGAAGATGACGGGGATCTGCTCCCCGTATTGGCGACGCAGCTCTTCATCTCGTTCGATGTTGACGATCTCCAGATCGAACAGGTCAGCGCAGTCCACGGTCGCGAGGATGCGCTCAGCTTCCTCGCAGAGATGGCATCCTGGCTTGGTATACATAACCACACGTACCCGCTCGCCCATCGCCCCGCGCGCTCCCCATCGTGAGATGCTCGCCGCTATAATAACGAGTGGACGTGGAGAAATCAACGGGGGGCGCAAAAACGGCAATGGCCCGTGCGGGAGCGATCCTCCGCGCGCTTCGAAGGAGCGTCGCGCGAAGTTTCGTGCGGAATCAAGGACGCCTCGATGAGGAGATGACGGATCGTCCCGGGAATCGCGATCGCTCACCTCGACGTCGAAGGATCGCCCTGCTCGTCCTCATCCTGGCGGGAGCCGGAGGGCTTGTCTTCCGCGGCGCGCTCGCCGAACGGCGCGCGCCGAGTGAGCTGACGCCTCAGACGGCGCTCTTCTATCTCGAAGTGCGCGATCCCATACGCGTGCTCGAAGGCCTGCGCTCGACGCGCATTGTGAACGATCTCCGAATTGAGATCCCGCACGGGGGCGTGCTCTTCGAGAGGCTTCCGCGCGAGCTGTGGGAATGGGGATGGCTCGCGCGCTCGCCGATGGCCCTCGTCGTCACAGGGATGGACTGGGAGGGAGAGACCGTCCGACCTCATCTGGCGCTCCTCTGGACGACCACGCGCTCCGAAGACGCGCTCCGCCGATTCGCCGAGACGCACGCGCACACGCTCGCCAGCCGCGCCTACGGCACCTTCACCATCGAGCGCTCTTCTTACGAAGGGAAACCGATCGTCGGCTATCGGGCTCACGCCTCCGGGAACGGCTTCTTCTGGAGCGTGTGCGCGAAGACGCTCATCGTGGCGACGCACCCGGACGTTCTGCGCGCGATCATCGAGACCGCCCGAGGACGCCGCCCCTCGTTGGAAACGCACCCGCGATTGCACGCGCTCCGCCGCGCAGTCGAACACACGTCGAACGGATCTGCGTTCGGATGGAGAGAGCGCGAGCGTCAGAAC
This genomic interval from Blastocatellia bacterium contains the following:
- a CDS encoding tryptophanase is translated as MKTIIEPFRIKVVEPIRMTTREEREQYLREAGYNLFLIKSEHVIIDLLTDSGTAAMSSEQWAAMMRGDESYAGSASFYRFEAVVRDIFGFKHVIPTHQGRAAERILFSIMCRPGHVVPSNTHFDTTRANIEYVGAEAVDLPIPEFYKPSVYHPFKGNMDTDALRALIRRVGPERIPLVMLTVTNNSGGGQPVSMANIREVKAICAEYGIPLYLDACRFAENAYFIKLREEGYAEKSVREIAREMFSYADGCTMSAKKDGLANIGGFLCTNDDRLAQQEKDLLILTEGFPTYGGLAGRDLEAIAVGLQEVLDEDYLQYRFASTRYLGRHIAEAGVPIVQPPGGHAIYIDAGAMLPHIPPSQYPAQALAVELYREAGIRSVEIGSVMFGKPDPKTGEEIPAPMELVRLAIPRRVYTQSHIDYVIEAILEVYKRRETIRGYRIVWQAPFLRHFTARFEPL
- a CDS encoding energy transducer TonB, with amino-acid sequence MGEMKELREITADVRRTHANERVPGEFPCLLEQRIRPDRRYVRIGIVLTILLHGSLFGYTLYDSYRTLSSWRSLIGLAIVSEPGRWQGIRLSDRTLLLAPLYYPPGLLVSSSDEEAKRRAEERRRRQEAERRLREHMEQMAQANEAALNLPKTWEELEQRVKDEARKLNIGPIRDAIVEIYRAKQEGRLAFQDISVAVSFRVQKDGTLADIALVEPSGIPQVDAAALMIVEEASRARILTPLVSAQSVTVKLVIAETTELRFIIVSPSEAGAAQLVSQLNGLLLLTRLNAGKLDPQAVAILSRLIITQQGRNIIASVKLPRAEATEMLKSRIGSEE
- a CDS encoding sigma 54-interacting transcriptional regulator, whose product is MSNERTCMSIAPVEASRRIREMSVLVVAGTANRQAELGRVIERLGCQVTTADFLQLESLPIESKTFQLVVVDVERDLSPLGGTLARIEPQKVIALIPEGMREQGAWVMGMTFGRYVLKPVHPEELLQAVRDRLELVALQETATRLSDELRARYRIENIIGISRGAEMRRTFVRTFAGMRHPLFLSGERGVGKQMLAQTVHYSSPWAMAPFVLVDTAHVPASAISGLLFGDSGWIEGEVEPIGRGVTSLLGAGTVYITEASLVPLPLQYRLAAFLHEQQAAEAEGAASGPRFIFGSQWTPEQLRRKGLLVEDLYQLVREAHLGIEPLRARPEDIPYFVDYFVERICQRQQKEKRTLTDEALQALVRYAWPENVDELQRVLEVAVRRTVPPPIDIAHLPEPIGRPAPRVPKVPFPEEGIDFYELVEEFERGLIVEALRRTGGNQRRAARLLRLRETTLAAMRRRLNIAPDRV
- a CDS encoding alpha/beta hydrolase, which gives rise to MPFVRIPEGELYYRRVGTGPPLVLVNDWPFSHRYWEPLADQLARSYTVVAFDPRGIGRSRSFAQTAAHDVEAHAEDIHELITALDLGEVHVIAHALGAIPAVLSLHLHPQNVRTLTLLNPMLGPTLSPRVEKYIASAQLLLLLRQLAAVPLVRSLLFRGYALGRLPKAYRRILAEDLLQVDVRAAWEMVHSATEEITLRRFCAALFECARPILLVACRQDGWSSVETARWLFERIHAGRLVTMASPAHFPMLETPERLSDVLTEFYKKAGA
- a CDS encoding 3-isopropylmalate dehydrogenase, whose product is MVTRIAVIPGDGIGVEVTREAVRVLEAAAEAYGLALEMTHFDWGAEKYLREGIGLPEGAVEMLQREYDAILAGAFGDPRIPDHRHAREILLGLRVQLDLFVNLRPVKLLDERLTPLKGRTPDDIDFVIVRENTEGAYVDVGGVFKKGTLEEVAIQEEITTRRGTERIIVAAFEYARRQRRRRVTLVDKSNVLRYGHGLWQRVFWEVAERYPEIEATHQYVDAMALRMVQDPASCDVIVTTNMFGDILSDLGAALIGGLGLAPSGNIHPGRISLFEPVHGTAPELAGKGVANPMGAILTAAMLLDYVGAEEAARAIERAVVATIQAGEVTRDLGGSLSTEDVGRAIAARVRARTL
- a CDS encoding M28 family peptidase, producing the protein MKTRQLLIAVIVSLAACSTNSSSTTVVQERSATTPAPTEFSGERAFEHVRRLVELGPRPVGSEAHARMRAYIVAELKACGLNVRVQEFRAQTPLGEKTMFNLIAERAGASEDVIILASHYDTKLFTDFSFVGANDGGSSTGALLELARVLAARPETPRYTFWFVFFDGEEAFVSWSPTDGKYGSRYMVEQLERSGQLSRIRALILLDMIGDKDLDIVRDAYSTRWLQDIFWETARELGYERHFTNRETFVDDDHVPFLQKGVPAVDLIDFNYGLWNRYWHTAEDTLEKVSPRSLKIVGDVVLRALPRIEAALATSGRR
- a CDS encoding glutaredoxin family protein; its protein translation is MGERVRVVMYTKPGCHLCEEAERILATVDCADLFDLEIVNIERDEELRRQYGEQIPVIFIGGIKAFKYRVDPREFCRKVRRLSARAR